The Cervus canadensis isolate Bull #8, Minnesota chromosome X, ASM1932006v1, whole genome shotgun sequence genome contains a region encoding:
- the LOC122435783 gene encoding late histone H2B.L4-like — protein MSHRLSCLRKTCTPSKLSPLKQNQGRQSRRLNGRHDCSRCSHHCCCRSSHIESFASYFTTVLKQVHMGLSLSQEAVNNTNSFMMDIFKRIAKEAGCLARNKSRTITSREIQTSVHLLLSGEISKHTMSEATRLVIKYATSR, from the coding sequence ATGAGCCATCGTCTAAGCTGTCTGAGGAAGACCTGCACACCTTCAAAGTTGAGCCCTCTGAAACAAAACCAAGGAAGGCAAAGTAGAAGACTGAATGGCCGCCATGACTGCAGCCGCTGCAGCCATCACTGCTGCTGCCGTTCCAGCCACATTGAAAGCTTTGCCAGCTATTTCACCACGGTGCTGAAGCAAGTCCACATGGGCTTGAGTCTCTCACAGGAGGCTGTGAACAACACGAATTCCTTCATGATGGATATTTTCAAGCGCATTGCCAAAGAGGCTGGATGCCTGGCCCGCAACAAGAGCCGCACGATCACCTCCAGAGAGATACAGACCTCTGTGCACTTGCTGCTGTCTGGGGAGATCAGCAAGCACACCATGTCGGAGGCCACCAGATTAGTCATCAAATACGCTACCAGCAGATAG